Proteins from one Halovivax limisalsi genomic window:
- a CDS encoding helix-turn-helix domain-containing protein: MHEAVFRIAPGGPYGEPTARTETTVELWCNDHSDLLSIRGDPTAVVDAVQARVGIRDRLERGDRTVVVTADCLRERGGTVEEPLRRHGCLLVPPLRYARGAKLCRILALDPSDLTGLYRDLLDERSVTVESKRSVDDPAVETPGPGAGASPPQLSARQHDALVVAFEGGYYDLPRGTTTAEIAAELGVERRTAEEHLRRAERKVMHAVVPELAP, from the coding sequence ATGCACGAAGCCGTGTTCCGGATCGCCCCGGGCGGACCGTACGGCGAGCCGACGGCCCGGACGGAAACGACCGTGGAGCTGTGGTGTAACGATCACTCGGACCTCCTGTCGATTCGGGGCGACCCGACCGCGGTCGTCGACGCCGTACAGGCGCGCGTGGGAATTCGCGACCGGCTCGAACGAGGTGACCGCACCGTGGTCGTCACCGCGGACTGCCTTCGGGAACGCGGCGGCACCGTCGAGGAACCCCTCCGGCGGCACGGCTGTCTGCTCGTCCCGCCGCTGCGGTACGCCCGCGGCGCCAAACTCTGTCGGATCCTCGCCCTCGACCCGTCCGACCTCACCGGCCTCTATCGCGACCTCCTGGACGAGCGCTCGGTGACCGTCGAATCGAAACGATCGGTCGACGATCCCGCGGTCGAAACGCCCGGCCCGGGTGCCGGCGCGTCGCCTCCGCAGCTCTCGGCCCGGCAACACGACGCGCTCGTCGTCGCGTTCGAGGGTGGCTACTACGACCTGCCGAGGGGGACCACGACCGCCGAGATCGCGGCCGAGCTCGGCGTCGAGCGCCGGACGGCCGAAGAGCACCTCCGGCGAGCCGAACGAAAGGTCATGCACGCGGTCGTCCCGGAATTGGCACCCTAA
- the hutI gene encoding imidazolonepropionase — protein sequence MSDLDAVVHDAAEVVVGPTEDENVAVSLERHEDAAVAVVDGSVAAVGSSDEVTREYPPENAATAIDGGGRSVIPGFVDSHTHALFAGDRSDEFAARLRGADYQEILAEGGGILRTVRAVREASDDQLVANLTAQLDRALEHGSTTVEVKSGYGLDRETELRMLSAVERAGRDHPVDVVPTFMGAHAVPEGVDAEAYAQRVIDEQLPAVAEQGIATFCDVFCEEDVFTPEQSRRILEAGRDHGLAPKIHAEEFARTGGAQVGADAGAVSADHLLQASEADAEALADADVVATLLPAAAFSLDTDYADPGLFREAGATIALASDFNPNCHGQSMGFTVALACAKMKMTPESALVAATRGGARALGAGREPVQTGALPAETGTLRKGAPGDLLVLDASSHVHVPYSFGVNRVETVLKGGERARE from the coding sequence GTGTCTGATCTCGACGCGGTCGTACACGACGCCGCGGAGGTCGTCGTGGGGCCCACGGAAGACGAGAACGTCGCCGTCTCGCTCGAACGCCACGAAGACGCCGCCGTGGCCGTCGTCGACGGCTCGGTCGCCGCGGTGGGGTCGAGCGACGAGGTCACTCGCGAGTACCCGCCCGAAAACGCCGCGACGGCGATCGACGGCGGCGGTCGCAGTGTCATCCCCGGCTTCGTCGACTCGCACACGCACGCGCTCTTCGCCGGCGATCGGTCGGACGAGTTCGCCGCCCGACTTCGCGGGGCCGACTACCAGGAGATCCTCGCCGAGGGCGGCGGCATCCTGCGAACGGTGCGGGCCGTCCGCGAGGCGAGCGACGACCAGCTCGTCGCGAACCTGACGGCCCAACTCGATCGGGCGCTCGAACACGGATCGACCACCGTGGAGGTGAAGTCGGGCTACGGGCTCGATCGGGAGACGGAGCTACGCATGCTTTCGGCCGTCGAACGAGCCGGCCGCGACCATCCGGTCGACGTCGTCCCGACGTTCATGGGCGCCCACGCGGTTCCCGAGGGGGTGGACGCTGAAGCCTACGCGCAGCGGGTGATCGACGAGCAACTGCCCGCCGTGGCCGAGCAGGGAATCGCCACGTTCTGCGACGTCTTCTGCGAGGAAGACGTTTTCACGCCCGAGCAGAGTCGGCGCATCCTCGAGGCCGGTCGGGACCACGGCCTGGCGCCGAAGATCCACGCCGAGGAGTTCGCCAGGACCGGCGGCGCGCAGGTTGGAGCCGACGCGGGAGCGGTGAGCGCCGACCACCTCCTGCAGGCGAGCGAGGCCGACGCCGAGGCGCTGGCCGACGCCGACGTGGTGGCGACGCTGCTACCCGCGGCGGCGTTCTCGCTGGACACCGACTACGCCGATCCGGGACTGTTTCGCGAGGCAGGAGCGACGATCGCGCTCGCCTCCGACTTCAACCCCAACTGCCACGGCCAGTCGATGGGATTTACCGTCGCCCTGGCGTGTGCGAAGATGAAGATGACGCCCGAATCGGCGCTCGTCGCGGCCACCCGCGGCGGAGCCCGAGCCCTCGGCGCCGGCCGCGAGCCGGTTCAGACTGGCGCGCTCCCCGCCGAAACCGGCACGCTGCGGAAGGGTGCCCCCGGCGATCTCCTCGTCCTGGACGCGTCCAGTCACGTTCACGTTCCCTACAGCTTCGGCGTGAACCGGGTCGAAACCGTCCTCAAAGGGGGTGAGCGCGCCCGTGAGTGA
- a CDS encoding methylaspartate mutase subunit E — protein sequence MIRDERIPADELRHIDEQLRSRWPTGADVDFEEAIEYHESLPRHKRFAPVLESADQPLLQPRAGVARLDDQIDLLRYLNQEGEADLLPTTIDSYTRDNEYGKAQEGLDTVRETGEDTLNGFPAVNHGVEGCRQLIDAIDAPIEVRHGTPDARLLAAITFAGGFQSFEGGPISYNIPYTKRRDLARTIEHWQYVDRLAGAYTERGVTINREPFGPLTGTLVPPSIAIAVMLIEGTLAATQGVRSITLGYGQVGNVVQDVAALRALRDLGTEYLPDEVTVTTVFHEWMGGFPPDEARANGVISLGGMTAAIANPDKVITKSPQEFQGIPTKEANAAGLRTTRQIIDMTIEQRIDIDGVEDEQDLIARETRCLLDAVFDRGDGDVAAGTVEAFESGALDVPFAPSDSAKGDVLPARDDDGRVRIIEFADLEMNDDIKEIHAARLSTRAESEGRTQSFRMVADDVAAISDGKLIGRPTDGTEGGVQNAD from the coding sequence ATGATACGAGACGAACGTATTCCCGCCGACGAGCTACGGCATATCGACGAGCAACTACGATCGAGGTGGCCGACGGGGGCGGACGTCGACTTCGAAGAGGCGATCGAGTACCACGAATCGCTCCCGCGGCACAAGCGGTTCGCACCGGTCCTCGAGTCGGCCGACCAGCCGCTCCTCCAGCCGAGGGCCGGGGTGGCGCGACTCGACGACCAGATCGACCTGCTTCGGTACCTCAACCAGGAGGGCGAGGCCGACCTCTTGCCGACGACCATCGACTCGTACACGCGCGACAACGAGTACGGGAAGGCCCAGGAGGGGCTCGACACGGTTCGGGAGACCGGCGAGGACACGCTCAACGGCTTCCCCGCCGTCAACCACGGCGTCGAGGGGTGTCGCCAGCTGATCGATGCGATCGACGCGCCGATCGAGGTGCGCCACGGCACGCCGGATGCCCGGCTCCTGGCGGCGATCACCTTCGCCGGCGGCTTCCAGAGCTTCGAGGGCGGTCCGATCTCCTACAACATCCCGTACACGAAGCGCCGCGACCTCGCCCGGACGATCGAGCACTGGCAGTACGTCGACCGCCTCGCCGGGGCCTACACCGAGCGCGGCGTCACGATCAACCGCGAACCGTTCGGCCCGCTCACCGGCACGCTGGTGCCCCCGTCGATCGCCATCGCCGTAATGCTGATCGAGGGAACGCTCGCGGCCACGCAGGGCGTCCGCTCGATCACGCTCGGCTACGGACAGGTCGGAAACGTCGTCCAGGACGTCGCCGCGCTCCGCGCGCTACGCGACCTCGGTACCGAGTACCTCCCGGACGAGGTGACGGTGACCACGGTCTTCCACGAGTGGATGGGCGGGTTCCCGCCGGACGAGGCCCGCGCGAACGGGGTCATCAGTCTCGGGGGCATGACCGCCGCGATCGCGAACCCGGACAAGGTGATCACCAAGTCGCCCCAGGAATTCCAGGGCATCCCGACGAAGGAGGCGAACGCCGCCGGACTCCGCACTACCAGACAGATAATCGATATGACGATCGAACAGCGGATCGACATCGACGGTGTCGAGGATGAGCAGGACCTGATCGCGCGCGAGACGCGCTGTCTGCTGGACGCCGTGTTCGACCGCGGCGACGGCGACGTCGCCGCTGGGACCGTCGAGGCGTTCGAGTCCGGCGCGCTCGACGTGCCGTTCGCCCCGAGCGACAGCGCGAAGGGGGACGTCCTCCCCGCCCGGGACGACGACGGACGGGTGCGAATCATCGAGTTCGCGGACCTCGAGATGAACGACGACATCAAGGAGATCCACGCCGCGCGACTCTCGACGCGTGCGGAGTCCGAAGGCCGAACCCAGTCGTTCCGCATGGTCGCCGACGACGTCGCCGCCATCAGCGACGGCAAGCTGATCGGCCGGCCGACGGACGGAACCGAGGGAGGGGTGCAGAATGCGGATTGA
- the mch gene encoding 2-methylfumaryl-CoA hydratase produces the protein MTDWTDPETFARALERVETVENGNYFEDFAAGEVIEHDPGLTLTRWGNEAWMSQTLNHDPAYWRSDAAEARDFDEPPIHPDYLTAATLGSTVEDLSETGGYFLGRTDVRFPQDAVYPGTELAVESEVVDTATSRSRPEFGIVSWRTRGRDADTDEVLCSYERTNMIPRREPVATDDGERSGADASRTDGGAGAAEDDEGSGLPETFVTPDGGYFEDFQAALEAAEAENGAVAYRHERGRTQDAVTVAQLPLATLNTAKQHHNVDAMADSPSGDIVTYGDVTRSTALGHARSDEETYREVGFDDESFHTFVTPGDTVYAFTRVLETGAADGAAGTVRFEHVAFDQDDEPLYSGTRTAKIRTRD, from the coding sequence ATGACTGACTGGACCGATCCGGAGACGTTCGCACGGGCGCTCGAGCGCGTCGAGACGGTGGAGAACGGGAATTACTTCGAGGACTTCGCGGCGGGGGAGGTGATCGAACACGATCCCGGACTCACGCTCACGCGGTGGGGAAACGAGGCGTGGATGAGCCAGACGCTCAACCACGATCCCGCCTACTGGCGATCCGACGCGGCCGAGGCGCGGGACTTCGACGAACCGCCGATCCATCCCGACTACCTCACCGCGGCGACCCTGGGGAGCACCGTCGAAGACCTGAGCGAGACGGGCGGGTACTTCCTCGGACGAACCGACGTCCGATTCCCGCAGGACGCCGTGTACCCGGGTACCGAACTCGCCGTCGAGAGCGAAGTCGTCGACACCGCGACCTCGCGTTCCAGGCCCGAGTTCGGTATCGTCTCCTGGCGAACCAGGGGAAGAGACGCCGACACCGACGAGGTCCTCTGTTCGTACGAGCGGACGAACATGATCCCGCGTCGCGAGCCGGTCGCGACCGACGACGGGGAGCGCTCGGGAGCTGACGCTTCGCGAACGGACGGCGGGGCTGGGGCCGCCGAGGACGACGAGGGCTCGGGCCTCCCCGAGACGTTCGTCACGCCCGACGGGGGATACTTCGAGGACTTCCAGGCCGCCCTCGAGGCGGCCGAGGCCGAAAACGGCGCCGTCGCGTACCGCCACGAGCGCGGGCGCACGCAGGACGCCGTCACCGTCGCCCAGCTCCCGCTCGCGACGCTCAACACGGCGAAACAGCACCACAACGTGGACGCGATGGCCGACTCTCCCTCGGGCGACATCGTCACCTACGGCGACGTGACGCGCTCGACGGCGCTCGGCCACGCGCGATCCGACGAGGAGACCTACCGCGAAGTCGGCTTCGACGACGAGTCGTTCCACACCTTCGTCACCCCGGGCGACACCGTCTACGCGTTCACTCGCGTCCTCGAGACGGGGGCGGCCGACGGCGCCGCCGGCACGGTTCGCTTCGAGCACGTCGCGTTCGACCAGGACGACGAACCGCTGTACTCAGGCACGAGGACCGCGAAAATCCGGACGCGGGACTGA
- the hutG gene encoding formimidoylglutamase, with the protein MAEATMTDPRTWASPSDDPYDKTFGDVIEPATVDAADELDAVLLGEPYDGAVIGRRGAREGPGAIREALAGVKTHHVEAGAVGSVGDLGDAAWPADAVALDDRGDVADVQQLAETLTADVHATEALPIFLGGDNSLTVPNVTPLLDRGSVGVLNFDAHLDVREPVDGPSSGTPYRQLVARGLDAYAVVGARHFETSTAYVEWLQAEGGAVVTAEAVDEDRDAALDRALRTVSGVDHLYVSVDLDVLDAPSAPGVSAPTPGGLTTRELFACVRRACDDDRLAGVEVVECAPGLGDGDRTPRAAARTVAHALAGYGAGGETGEAIGSREVGDSGGDDRV; encoded by the coding sequence ATGGCCGAGGCGACGATGACGGACCCCCGAACGTGGGCGTCGCCGTCCGACGATCCGTACGACAAGACGTTCGGCGACGTGATCGAGCCCGCGACCGTGGACGCCGCCGACGAACTCGACGCCGTCCTGCTCGGCGAACCGTACGACGGCGCCGTCATCGGTCGCCGCGGTGCGCGCGAGGGGCCCGGAGCGATCCGCGAGGCGCTGGCCGGCGTCAAGACCCACCACGTCGAGGCCGGCGCGGTCGGGAGCGTCGGGGACCTGGGCGACGCCGCGTGGCCGGCGGACGCGGTGGCTCTCGACGACCGAGGAGACGTCGCCGACGTCCAGCAACTGGCCGAGACGCTGACCGCCGACGTCCACGCGACCGAGGCGCTCCCGATCTTCCTCGGCGGCGACAACTCCCTCACGGTGCCCAACGTCACGCCCCTGCTCGATCGGGGATCGGTCGGCGTCCTCAACTTCGACGCCCACCTCGACGTGCGCGAACCCGTCGACGGCCCGTCGAGCGGAACGCCGTACCGCCAGCTCGTAGCGCGCGGCCTCGACGCCTACGCCGTCGTCGGTGCGAGGCACTTCGAGACCTCGACGGCGTACGTCGAGTGGCTCCAGGCCGAGGGCGGTGCGGTGGTGACCGCCGAGGCGGTCGACGAGGATCGCGACGCGGCGCTCGATCGGGCGTTGCGGACGGTCTCCGGCGTCGATCACCTCTACGTCAGCGTCGACCTGGACGTGCTCGACGCGCCGTCGGCGCCGGGCGTCAGCGCGCCGACGCCCGGAGGGCTCACGACGAGGGAACTCTTCGCGTGCGTGCGACGAGCCTGCGACGACGACCGGCTGGCCGGCGTCGAGGTCGTCGAGTGCGCGCCCGGCCTCGGCGACGGTGATCGAACTCCGCGGGCGGCCGCACGGACCGTGGCGCACGCCCTCGCGGGGTACGGCGCGGGCGGTGAAACGGGCGAGGCGATCGGCAGTCGCGAAGTCGGTGATTCCGGAGGTGACGACCGTGTCTGA
- the citE gene encoding L-malyl-CoA/beta-methylmalyl-CoA lyase, protein MSNRRLCRTFQTAPAAVPKDDTAKYLRSGLEAEGFRAPDWLVPDVEDGTAPDMKDDGLENTIELVPRYDFAGEIWPRVEWGDENEASRERGREQIDRLVGEIGDDVDGVVVPKVGRLDDVERAAAVVADAEAEHGYADGSIGLSIIVETGRARSDLREIATFGADSRLTALVFGPVDYAADLGARDLGDGMPRWDGLLEALSNEASAAGLLSIGGPFDDLFTERAGLTYYNADGYADQVEHEARIGLDGSWSLYPKQTIQANTVHMPTAAELERDVHKIERFNEAKREGTGAVNIDGQMVDEATFKNFRNTVETVRAIDEGRPTQTEATYDDDLLERARSVDLVFR, encoded by the coding sequence ATGAGTAACCGACGACTCTGCCGAACGTTCCAGACCGCACCGGCCGCCGTCCCGAAAGACGACACGGCGAAGTACCTCCGATCAGGCCTCGAAGCCGAGGGATTTCGAGCGCCCGACTGGCTCGTCCCCGACGTGGAAGACGGCACGGCGCCGGACATGAAAGACGACGGGCTGGAGAACACGATCGAGCTCGTCCCGCGGTACGACTTCGCGGGCGAGATCTGGCCCCGCGTCGAGTGGGGTGACGAGAACGAAGCGTCCCGCGAGCGCGGTCGAGAACAGATCGACCGGCTCGTCGGCGAGATCGGCGACGACGTCGACGGCGTCGTCGTCCCGAAGGTCGGCCGCCTCGACGACGTCGAGCGCGCCGCCGCGGTCGTGGCCGACGCCGAGGCCGAACACGGGTACGCCGACGGGTCGATCGGCCTCTCCATCATCGTCGAGACGGGTCGGGCCCGCTCGGACCTCCGCGAGATCGCGACGTTCGGCGCCGACTCGCGACTGACGGCGCTGGTCTTCGGTCCCGTCGACTACGCGGCCGACCTGGGCGCGCGCGACCTCGGCGACGGGATGCCCCGCTGGGACGGACTCCTCGAGGCGCTCTCGAACGAGGCGAGCGCGGCCGGCCTGCTCTCGATCGGCGGCCCATTCGACGACCTGTTCACAGAGCGCGCGGGGCTGACCTACTACAACGCCGACGGCTACGCCGACCAGGTCGAACACGAGGCCCGCATCGGCCTCGACGGCTCCTGGTCGCTGTATCCCAAGCAGACGATCCAGGCCAACACCGTCCACATGCCGACCGCTGCGGAACTGGAACGGGACGTCCACAAGATCGAGCGCTTCAACGAGGCCAAGCGGGAGGGGACCGGCGCCGTCAACATCGACGGGCAGATGGTCGACGAGGCCACGTTCAAGAACTTCCGAAACACGGTCGAGACCGTCCGGGCGATCGACGAAGGCCGCCCCACCCAGACCGAGGCGACGTACGACGACGACCTGCTGGAACGCGCCCGATCGGTGGACCTCGTCTTCAGGTAG
- a CDS encoding methylaspartate ammonia-lyase, with the protein MRIDGVHATAGYSGYFVDDQRAIKRGAERDGFTYDGDPVTDGFDEIRRAGESILVEIELADGTRARGDCAAVQYAAAGGRDPLFVAEEYVPVVDGPVAEALVGRDATAFLENAELLEALVVDGDRLHTAIRYGVSQALLAAAAAAERTTETDVLAAALGTEPATEPIPVFGQSGDARYANAEKMVLKGVPVLPHALINSEEKIGSNGETLLEYVEWLTERSQELGPEGYDPRFHVDVYGMIGELFGGPFDRPEIVDYFAALEEAADPFPLQIEGPMDVGDRAAQIEAMVELRDGLAEAGVAVDVVADEWCNTFADVRAFVDAGAADVVQIKTPDLGGVHRSARAVRYCEGTDTRAYLGGTCNETDVSARACVHVALATDAAQVLAKPGMGFDEGYMIVENEMRRTIARRNRRRGAETTDEVSVDD; encoded by the coding sequence ATGCGGATTGATGGCGTCCACGCCACGGCCGGCTATTCGGGCTATTTTGTCGACGATCAGCGCGCGATCAAGCGCGGGGCCGAACGGGACGGGTTCACCTACGACGGCGATCCCGTCACCGACGGGTTCGACGAGATTCGCCGGGCCGGAGAGTCGATCCTGGTCGAAATCGAACTCGCGGACGGAACCCGCGCTCGCGGCGATTGCGCCGCAGTCCAGTACGCCGCGGCCGGTGGGCGCGACCCGCTGTTCGTCGCCGAGGAGTACGTCCCGGTGGTCGACGGGCCGGTCGCGGAGGCGCTCGTCGGCCGCGACGCGACGGCGTTCCTCGAGAACGCCGAGTTGCTGGAGGCCCTCGTCGTCGACGGCGACCGCCTCCACACGGCGATCCGGTACGGCGTCTCCCAGGCGCTGCTCGCCGCGGCCGCGGCGGCCGAGCGGACGACCGAGACCGACGTGCTGGCCGCGGCGCTGGGGACCGAACCGGCGACCGAGCCGATCCCCGTCTTCGGGCAATCGGGCGACGCCCGATACGCGAACGCCGAGAAGATGGTCCTCAAGGGTGTTCCGGTTCTGCCACACGCCCTGATCAACAGCGAGGAGAAGATCGGCTCGAACGGCGAGACGCTCCTCGAGTACGTCGAGTGGCTGACCGAGCGGTCGCAGGAACTCGGACCCGAGGGTTACGATCCGCGGTTCCACGTCGACGTCTACGGCATGATCGGCGAGCTCTTCGGCGGCCCCTTCGATCGGCCGGAGATCGTCGACTACTTCGCCGCGCTCGAAGAGGCGGCCGACCCCTTCCCGCTCCAGATCGAGGGGCCGATGGACGTCGGCGACCGGGCGGCCCAGATCGAGGCGATGGTCGAACTCCGGGACGGGCTGGCCGAGGCCGGGGTCGCCGTCGACGTCGTCGCCGACGAGTGGTGCAACACGTTCGCGGACGTCCGGGCGTTCGTCGACGCCGGAGCCGCCGACGTCGTCCAGATCAAGACGCCAGACCTCGGCGGCGTTCACCGCAGCGCCCGGGCGGTCCGGTACTGCGAGGGGACCGATACGCGAGCCTACCTGGGCGGGACGTGCAACGAGACGGACGTTTCCGCGCGGGCGTGCGTGCACGTAGCACTCGCGACCGACGCCGCGCAGGTGCTCGCCAAACCCGGAATGGGCTTCGACGAGGGCTACATGATCGTCGAGAACGAGATGCGCCGGACGATCGCGAGACGAAACCGACGGCGCGGTGCGGAGACGACCGACGAGGTGTCCGTCGATGACTGA
- the hutU gene encoding urocanate hydratase produces the protein MQREDTSFDRGEPSATWESYRGARTGTEIECEGWRQEAALRMLNNNLDPEVAEKPEELVVYGGTGSAARSWDAYDAIVAELRTLGDDETLLVQSGKPVGRFRTHERAPRVLIANSNLVGKWDDWEHFHELEAEGKIMYGQMTAGSWAYIGTQGIIQGTYETLAALARVEYDDTDLEGRIVVTGGLGGMGGAQPLAVTMNRGVCIAAEVDEERIDRRIETGYCEEKTDDLDEAIERAEQAAAAGDPYSVGVHTNAADMLEAMLDRGFVPDVVTDQTSAHDALEGYYPSGYTVAEADRLREADPDRYVAESLDTMERHVRAILDLQDRGATAFEYGNNIRGQVRDERGMESAFDYPGFVPAYIRPQFCEGRGPFRWAALSGDPEDIYRTDEAVLELFPGKHSLRRWIELAREQVQFQGLPSRVCWLGYHTDEDGLTERARFALRINELVRDGEIAAPIVVTRDHLDAGSVASPNRETEAMRDGTDAVADWPILNALLNCAAGADIVSVHDGGGVGIGNALHANNHVVLDGTDRAAETAERVFTADPGTGVIRHADAGYEEALETARESDVAIPMRDRGGE, from the coding sequence ATGCAACGGGAGGATACCTCGTTCGACCGCGGCGAGCCCTCGGCGACGTGGGAGTCGTACCGGGGCGCTCGAACGGGCACCGAGATCGAGTGCGAGGGGTGGCGTCAGGAGGCCGCCCTCCGAATGCTCAACAACAATCTCGATCCCGAGGTGGCCGAGAAGCCCGAGGAACTGGTCGTCTACGGCGGAACCGGGAGCGCGGCCCGGAGCTGGGACGCCTACGACGCGATCGTCGCGGAGTTGCGGACCCTGGGAGACGACGAGACGCTGCTGGTCCAGAGCGGAAAGCCTGTCGGGCGATTCAGGACCCACGAGCGCGCCCCGCGGGTCCTGATCGCGAACTCGAACCTCGTCGGGAAGTGGGACGACTGGGAGCACTTCCACGAACTCGAGGCCGAAGGGAAGATCATGTACGGCCAGATGACGGCGGGGTCGTGGGCCTACATCGGCACGCAGGGGATCATCCAGGGAACTTACGAGACCCTGGCCGCGCTCGCACGCGTCGAATACGACGACACCGACCTCGAGGGACGCATCGTCGTCACCGGCGGCCTCGGCGGAATGGGCGGCGCCCAGCCGCTGGCCGTCACGATGAACCGCGGCGTCTGCATCGCGGCCGAGGTCGACGAGGAGCGCATCGATCGGCGCATCGAGACGGGCTACTGCGAGGAGAAAACGGACGACCTCGACGAGGCGATCGAGCGCGCCGAACAGGCCGCCGCGGCCGGCGACCCCTACAGCGTCGGCGTCCACACGAACGCCGCGGATATGCTCGAAGCGATGCTCGACCGGGGGTTCGTCCCGGATGTCGTCACCGACCAGACGAGTGCGCACGACGCGCTGGAGGGATACTACCCGTCGGGCTACACCGTCGCCGAGGCCGATCGGCTGCGCGAGGCCGACCCCGACCGGTACGTCGCGGAGAGCCTGGACACGATGGAACGCCACGTCCGGGCCATCCTCGACCTGCAGGATCGCGGCGCGACCGCGTTCGAATACGGAAACAACATCCGGGGGCAGGTCCGCGACGAACGCGGGATGGAGTCGGCGTTCGACTATCCGGGATTCGTCCCGGCGTACATCCGCCCGCAGTTCTGCGAGGGGCGGGGCCCGTTCCGCTGGGCCGCGCTCTCGGGCGATCCCGAGGACATCTACCGCACTGACGAGGCCGTCCTCGAGCTGTTCCCCGGGAAGCACTCGCTGCGGCGCTGGATCGAACTCGCCCGGGAGCAAGTGCAGTTCCAGGGATTACCGTCCCGCGTGTGCTGGCTGGGATATCACACTGACGAAGACGGACTCACCGAGCGCGCTCGATTCGCCCTGCGGATCAACGAACTCGTCCGCGACGGCGAGATCGCGGCGCCGATCGTCGTCACGCGGGATCACCTGGACGCCGGTTCGGTCGCGAGCCCCAACCGCGAGACCGAGGCGATGCGCGACGGCACCGACGCGGTGGCCGACTGGCCGATTCTCAACGCCTTACTCAACTGTGCAGCGGGAGCGGACATCGTCAGCGTTCACGACGGCGGCGGCGTCGGCATCGGGAACGCGTTGCACGCGAACAACCACGTCGTGCTCGACGGGACGGATCGCGCGGCCGAGACCGCCGAGCGGGTCTTCACTGCGGATCCCGGAACGGGCGTGATCCGTCACGCCGACGCCGGATACGAGGAAGCGCTCGAAACCGCCCGCGAGTCCGACGTCGCGATCCCGATGCGCGACCGAGGTGGTGAGTGA